One Pseudomonas muyukensis DNA segment encodes these proteins:
- a CDS encoding DUF4440 domain-containing protein has translation MPDNTIARAERSIHHVHELIHLMFTRPPGQTQAVLGGLMAVFAEDFSMVGTAGKVLERQQVEQLFRTAAGTREGLAISVEQVRVVWQAGAHLALRYQETHRCNGQQTRRWSLAIVECTATGVIWHCLHETPQAEPTAATTAGHDGILAGP, from the coding sequence ATGCCCGATAACACCATTGCCCGCGCCGAGCGCAGCATTCATCACGTCCATGAGCTGATCCACCTGATGTTCACCCGCCCGCCTGGGCAAACCCAGGCCGTGCTGGGCGGGTTGATGGCAGTGTTCGCCGAGGATTTCAGCATGGTCGGTACGGCGGGCAAGGTACTGGAGCGCCAGCAGGTCGAGCAGTTGTTCAGGACGGCAGCCGGCACCCGGGAGGGGCTTGCGATCAGCGTCGAGCAGGTGCGCGTGGTGTGGCAGGCCGGGGCGCATCTGGCGCTGCGCTACCAGGAGACCCATCGCTGCAATGGGCAGCAGACCCGGCGCTGGTCGCTGGCCATCGTCGAATGCACGGCCACCGGGGTGATCTGGCACTGCCTGCATGAAACGCCACAGGCCGAGCCCACGGCTGCCACGACAGCCGGGCACGACGGTATACTCGCCGGCCCTTGA
- a CDS encoding isochorismatase family protein: MHQVLLIVDVQSTFSPSEKLVDGIRVLSAHIPTLASIELHDEQVTPFQRQLGWHPAREDVALVEADKVFVKHGYGQSAETLAYIKGLGVERVLVCGLQTETCVLAAGFALFDAGLCPTLVTDLTMGSSLDRSGQLGIDLWKHHFGKVTTAAEVLAELKG, encoded by the coding sequence ATGCACCAAGTCCTGCTCATCGTCGACGTGCAGTCCACCTTCAGCCCCTCCGAGAAGCTGGTCGATGGCATCCGCGTCCTCTCGGCCCACATCCCCACCCTCGCCTCGATCGAGCTGCATGACGAGCAGGTCACCCCGTTCCAGCGCCAGCTCGGCTGGCACCCGGCCCGCGAGGACGTGGCCCTGGTCGAGGCCGACAAGGTGTTCGTCAAGCACGGCTACGGCCAAAGCGCCGAGACCCTCGCCTATATCAAGGGCCTGGGCGTCGAGCGCGTGCTGGTGTGCGGGCTGCAGACCGAAACCTGCGTGCTGGCCGCAGGCTTCGCCCTGTTCGACGCCGGCCTGTGCCCGACCCTGGTCACCGACCTGACCATGGGTTCGTCGCTGGACCGCTCCGGCCAGCTGGGCATCGACCTGTGGAAGCACCACTTCGGCAAGGTCACCACTGCCGCCGAGGTCCTGGCCGAGCTCAAGGGCTGA
- a CDS encoding YMGG-like glycine zipper-containing protein encodes MGTFTRGSLLLLVLATPVLAQTVTPLKGQSSQQLQQDMADCNSLASSSSSSDPHVGGRVKGAAAGAVAGAAGAQVRGNQHEAVYDRASDDAKQQYRQNRAGEVAAAGAAVGGMRQRQERRQDRRGQDEAQASAYSGCLQGRGYQVSP; translated from the coding sequence ATGGGCACGTTCACACGGGGTTCATTGCTGTTGCTGGTGCTGGCCACGCCGGTGCTGGCGCAGACCGTCACCCCGCTCAAGGGCCAGAGCAGCCAGCAGTTGCAGCAGGACATGGCCGATTGCAACAGCCTCGCCAGCAGTTCGAGCAGCAGCGACCCGCATGTCGGTGGCCGGGTCAAGGGCGCCGCGGCCGGGGCGGTAGCGGGCGCGGCCGGCGCCCAGGTGCGGGGCAACCAGCACGAGGCGGTCTATGACCGGGCCAGCGACGATGCCAAGCAGCAGTACCGGCAGAACCGCGCCGGCGAGGTGGCGGCGGCCGGCGCCGCGGTCGGTGGCATGCGCCAGCGCCAGGAGCGCCGGCAAGACCGGCGCGGCCAGGACGAGGCCCAGGCCAGCGCCTACAGCGGCTGCTTGCAGGGGCGGGGTTACCAGGTCAGCCCTTGA
- a CDS encoding response regulator transcription factor has product MTPKRVLIVEDDADGASILEAYLKKDGFEVDIAEDGARGLALFRQRPPALVLLDMMLPKLSGPELLSEIRRGADTPVIMVSAIGDEPDKIGALRYGADDYVVKPCNPKEVVARVHAVLRRYAGHSASPQRLECLGVWVDAERCAAGVRGGDGADQPLDLTRSELLLLATLLRSPARAFSREALLEACMPESDALVRIIDTHVHNLRRKLEAAGIDGVLVTVRSVGYRFR; this is encoded by the coding sequence ATGACCCCCAAGCGCGTGCTGATCGTCGAGGATGACGCCGATGGCGCCAGCATTCTCGAGGCCTACCTGAAGAAGGACGGTTTCGAGGTGGACATCGCCGAGGATGGCGCCCGTGGCCTGGCGCTGTTCCGCCAGCGCCCGCCGGCGCTGGTGCTGCTGGACATGATGCTGCCGAAGCTCTCCGGCCCCGAGTTGCTCAGCGAGATCCGCCGCGGCGCCGACACCCCGGTGATCATGGTCAGCGCCATCGGCGACGAGCCGGACAAGATCGGCGCCCTGCGCTACGGCGCCGACGACTATGTGGTCAAGCCGTGCAACCCCAAGGAAGTGGTGGCCCGGGTGCACGCGGTGCTGCGCCGCTACGCAGGGCACAGCGCCAGCCCCCAGCGCCTGGAGTGCCTGGGCGTGTGGGTCGATGCCGAGCGCTGCGCCGCCGGGGTGCGCGGCGGCGACGGTGCAGACCAGCCGCTCGACCTGACTCGCTCGGAGCTGCTGTTGCTCGCCACCCTGCTGCGCAGCCCAGCCAGGGCATTCAGCCGCGAAGCCCTGCTCGAGGCGTGCATGCCCGAGAGCGATGCCCTGGTGCGCATCATCGACACCCACGTGCACAACCTGCGGCGCAAGCTCGAGGCCGCCGGCATCGACGGCGTGCTGGTCACCGTGCGCTCGGTCGGCTACCGGTTCCGCTGA
- a CDS encoding ATP-binding protein, whose protein sequence is MRKTPLWLWVGLRMTLLAVGAVITITVCMYLYFWVSDYQVLQTMTAEDQAALAAGMADVAHHEPRLWQLLQTYYDIREFLPGPGDLTDWLVLYGFLIAIIPVTLIVGLYLSRPLSRQFHQITEAARRVAEGDLTPRVSQHPRQPKEMQRLCSDFNKLVERLALYENEVAESSSNLAHELRTPLNAALGRVQGMLDEVFALCPEQLRLVQGQLYNLNTLVGDLHLLSLAHAGQLPLHLSLFAPAPLVEERLAWFAPQFEAAGMQVRASLDEPLAIEADRARLGQLINILIENAIKYASDGRELSVAVRQADGALHLEFLDRGQAVEHKDLGNMFVRFWRAEQSRARVSGGGGLGLSIAQAICEAHGGRISAQRRAEGGLAVRVSLPLRSE, encoded by the coding sequence ATGCGCAAGACACCCTTGTGGCTGTGGGTCGGCCTGCGAATGACCCTGCTGGCGGTTGGCGCGGTGATCACCATCACCGTCTGCATGTACCTGTACTTCTGGGTCAGCGACTACCAGGTGCTGCAGACCATGACCGCCGAGGACCAGGCCGCGCTGGCCGCGGGCATGGCCGATGTCGCCCACCACGAACCGCGGCTGTGGCAGTTGCTGCAGACCTACTACGACATCCGCGAGTTCCTGCCGGGCCCGGGCGATCTTACCGACTGGCTGGTGCTCTATGGCTTTCTCATCGCGATCATCCCGGTCACCCTGATCGTCGGCCTTTACCTGTCACGCCCGTTGTCCCGCCAGTTCCACCAGATCACCGAGGCCGCGCGACGGGTCGCCGAAGGCGACCTGACCCCACGGGTCAGCCAGCACCCACGCCAGCCCAAGGAAATGCAACGCCTGTGCAGCGACTTCAACAAGCTGGTCGAACGCCTGGCGCTGTACGAGAACGAGGTGGCCGAGTCCAGCTCGAACCTGGCCCATGAACTGCGCACCCCGCTCAACGCCGCCCTGGGCCGGGTGCAAGGCATGCTCGACGAGGTGTTCGCGCTGTGCCCCGAGCAACTGCGCCTGGTCCAGGGCCAGCTGTACAACCTCAACACCCTGGTCGGCGACCTGCATTTGCTGTCGCTGGCCCATGCCGGGCAGCTGCCGCTGCACCTGAGCCTGTTTGCCCCGGCCCCCCTGGTCGAAGAGCGCCTGGCCTGGTTCGCGCCGCAGTTCGAGGCAGCTGGCATGCAGGTGCGCGCCAGCCTCGACGAGCCGCTGGCGATCGAGGCGGACCGCGCGCGGCTCGGCCAGTTGATCAACATCCTGATCGAGAACGCCATCAAGTACGCCTCCGATGGCCGCGAGTTGAGCGTGGCCGTGCGCCAGGCCGACGGCGCGCTGCACCTGGAGTTCCTCGATCGTGGCCAGGCGGTGGAGCACAAGGACCTGGGCAACATGTTCGTGCGCTTCTGGCGCGCCGAGCAGTCACGGGCCCGGGTCAGTGGGGGTGGCGGCCTGGGCTTGTCGATTGCCCAGGCGATCTGCGAGGCCCATGGCGGGCGTATCAGCGCCCAGCGCCGCGCCGAGGGCGGGCTGGCGGTACGGGTGAGCTTGCCGCTGCGTAGCGAATGA